GGAGTAAGTGGTTAATGTTAAATATAAGGGCATTTGTGGATGTTGGTATGGTTGGCTAACGTTCGCTGGCTATTTGCatcttctccctccctttctttctaaCAGAATCAGCTACCGAAATGGCAAAGTCAAAGAATCATACCACCCACAACCAGTGTAAGTAGTTCCACTGTGTTCATTGTAATACCTTATAAACCACCGTTTAATGTGGTAAAACTGAGGTCGGTGTTGGACAACTAACGTTGACGCTAGACAGCTAGCCTAACATTAGTGTAGCTTGGTGCAAGCTCATGTTGTGAACATCAATTCAGCTTCCCCTGTGTTTTTGAAGTCTTGTAATATTCTTAATCTTCAGCTCGCAAATGGCACAGAAATGGCATCAAGAAGCCAAAGTCCAACCGTTACGAGTCTTTGAAGGGGGTAAGTTGAAATTAATAGTTTTTGCTGAAGATGTAAGCATGCTGGTTATTGGAAGTGTTAAGCTACACTTTCTTCATGTTGGTTTAAACTTACCTGTTTTGGTAGGCGTGTTCAAGTCGACCATGCTTGTTACTGTTTTGTGCAATGTCTTACTGTGATTTCAACTTTTAACTTCTATCTTTATGTGTATCTATTACTGACTCCCAACTTTTTGACTTCTGTGCTCATGTGTGTCCTTTACCAACCGCACTCACACCCATAGTACTTAAACAGTTTTCAATCAGATATTTCTAAcaaaatgaattgcatccatatATCCTTGGTCGATGTGACTATTTGGGTGCACCTACATTTGGGTCAATGCAAAAAGTGAGTCTTGTTTCCTGCAGCAGGTATGAGAAAATGGTTCTCAAAAGGGAATTTTGTGGAAGTATGGGTAAACATAAAAATATACTGAAGATTGATACATTTGCAAATACTGACCCTGGCCTAATGACCAGACATAATCAGTTGACACATAGTCCTGAGGTTTAGTAGTGCTGTCTTTTTAGTCATTTCTCTGCAGCTAAGGCTTCATAGCTCTTGTATTATTGTTGAGTTTGCTTGTGGATTAAGCACTGACATGGCAGTTGATATTGTCTGTTGATTGCTGCTTCTGATGCATGTGGTCATCTTATCTCTGGTTCGGTTTCCCCTGAGTTTGGATGACCATACTGTCAATGACTAAAGCGTAGATGAACAGTCAGATGTGTTTTCAGACATGGTCGATGTGATCCTTGCCTAACTCTGACATCGATCTGACATGGACAGCTAATCAGTCTTGATGATTAATTATTGCATTAATGCAGTGCCAACCT
Above is a genomic segment from Alosa sapidissima isolate fAloSap1 chromosome 4, fAloSap1.pri, whole genome shotgun sequence containing:
- the rpl29 gene encoding 60S ribosomal protein L29; amino-acid sequence: MAKSKNHTTHNQSRKWHRNGIKKPKSNRYESLKGVCPKFLRNMRFAKKHNKKGAQAIAKK